From Streptomyces chrestomyceticus JCM 4735, one genomic window encodes:
- a CDS encoding peptidoglycan-binding protein: MAGESTTARRAELAERIKGIDGADSKNDLISEIKKALAVPAPFGDPGAIESAGKSYRAAADACAHEVQPRTQKVAQETLPDAWTGTTAVKAADVVAAADRAAQQMAEAFSKAGGELIRLADAVRSAQETDRRGRPSLEEALSLLGGEDGFFDDMWEDDGEEDAKNRAKSLAQTGVGDLHRAAVTADDAGREAARELNKYAAEARSGKVTAQGLTAADKLMLADTSTVDENDPSREQNEILTSNDLQRSSQYLNKMNAEDRAEFERMLAESKSPEERAYLMKALAAGNDLDSVRGFRDKIHPHGDDEAWLAAHLTPVVTQGDSKNDEGLNADGSNVNRDTAAFNGQAWAQGGDGQEGTCVASSTVTARAMVDPVYALGLTGGESGQENDPKAFRERLVDEQHRVHEEGDGGHEGWFGTGAPSGMDNDGKTEVVNKEISPHTGGAYELREIGSADARRDALPDIEKAVAEGKPVPIGVEGYKDGDRSGHAMMIVGQEGDMLQVYNPWGTTTWVSEDDFVNGRMQKASDNDLPDAYAVHVPK, encoded by the coding sequence ATGGCGGGCGAATCCACGACGGCGCGGCGGGCCGAACTCGCCGAGCGGATCAAGGGCATCGACGGTGCCGACAGCAAGAACGACCTGATATCCGAGATCAAGAAGGCGCTCGCCGTACCGGCGCCGTTCGGTGACCCCGGCGCGATCGAGAGCGCCGGCAAGAGCTACCGCGCCGCGGCCGACGCCTGCGCCCACGAGGTGCAGCCCCGTACCCAGAAGGTCGCCCAGGAGACCCTGCCGGACGCCTGGACCGGCACGACCGCGGTCAAGGCGGCGGACGTGGTGGCCGCGGCGGACCGGGCGGCGCAGCAGATGGCGGAGGCGTTCAGCAAGGCGGGCGGTGAGCTGATCCGGCTCGCGGACGCCGTACGGTCCGCCCAGGAGACCGACCGCCGGGGCCGCCCCAGCCTGGAGGAGGCGCTGAGCCTGCTCGGCGGCGAGGACGGGTTCTTCGACGACATGTGGGAGGACGACGGCGAGGAGGACGCCAAGAACCGGGCGAAGAGCCTGGCCCAGACCGGCGTCGGCGACCTCCACAGAGCGGCCGTGACCGCCGACGACGCGGGGCGGGAGGCGGCGCGCGAGCTGAACAAGTACGCCGCGGAGGCCCGTTCGGGCAAGGTGACCGCCCAGGGGCTGACCGCCGCGGACAAGCTGATGCTCGCCGACACCTCCACCGTCGACGAGAACGACCCGTCCCGCGAGCAGAACGAGATCCTCACCAGCAACGATCTCCAGCGCTCCAGCCAGTACCTGAACAAGATGAACGCCGAGGACCGGGCCGAGTTCGAGCGGATGCTCGCCGAGTCCAAGTCGCCCGAGGAACGCGCCTACCTGATGAAGGCGCTCGCCGCCGGCAACGACCTCGACTCCGTACGCGGCTTCCGCGACAAGATCCATCCGCACGGCGACGACGAGGCGTGGCTGGCCGCCCACCTCACACCGGTCGTCACCCAGGGCGACAGCAAGAACGACGAAGGGCTCAACGCCGACGGGTCGAACGTCAACAGGGACACCGCGGCCTTCAACGGCCAGGCGTGGGCCCAGGGCGGCGACGGCCAGGAGGGCACCTGTGTGGCCTCCTCGACCGTCACCGCGCGGGCGATGGTCGACCCGGTCTACGCCCTGGGCCTCACGGGCGGCGAGTCGGGCCAGGAGAACGACCCGAAGGCGTTCCGCGAGCGGCTGGTGGACGAGCAGCACCGGGTGCACGAGGAGGGCGACGGCGGCCACGAGGGCTGGTTCGGCACCGGAGCGCCCAGCGGTATGGACAACGACGGCAAGACCGAGGTCGTCAACAAGGAGATCAGCCCGCACACGGGCGGTGCGTACGAGCTGCGCGAGATCGGCAGCGCGGACGCCCGCCGGGACGCACTGCCGGACATCGAGAAGGCGGTGGCCGAGGGCAAGCCCGTACCGATCGGCGTCGAGGGCTACAAGGACGGCGACCGCAGCGGCCACGCCATGATGATCGTCGGCCAGGAGGGCGACATGCTCCAGGTCTACAACCCGTGGGGGACCACGACCTGGGTCAGCGAGGACGACTTCGTCAACGGCCGGATGCAGAAGGCGTCCGACAACGACCTGCCGGACGCGTACGCCGTGCACGTACCGAAGTGA
- a CDS encoding WXG100 family type VII secretion target: MADGSGYAIKKSGTESSASELDSAAGQLASVQKSLPQQSCSRPESFGGEDVAPAFDNFAGAWQREATVLHDALGEIAKKLRTTTANYGAADHAAISGLRHAAAAAPAPSGAGSTPFG; encoded by the coding sequence ATGGCCGACGGGTCGGGTTACGCGATCAAGAAATCCGGTACGGAGAGCAGCGCGTCGGAACTGGATTCCGCCGCCGGACAACTCGCCTCCGTACAGAAATCCCTCCCGCAGCAGTCGTGCAGCAGGCCGGAATCGTTCGGCGGCGAGGACGTGGCGCCCGCCTTCGACAACTTCGCCGGCGCCTGGCAGCGCGAAGCCACCGTTCTGCACGACGCCCTCGGTGAGATCGCGAAGAAACTCCGCACCACGACGGCGAACTACGGCGCCGCGGACCATGCCGCCATCTCCGGCCTCCGTCACGCGGCCGCCGCCGCACCGGCGCCCTCCGGCGCGGGCAGCACCCCCTTCGGCTGA
- a CDS encoding M20/M25/M40 family metallo-hydrolase — MSDSARDTVLAPLDARMADLESLYEDLHRHPELGFQESRTAAEAARRLTSYGYEVTTGIGRTGVVGVLRNGPGPVVLLRADMDALPVTERSGLPYASAVPGVMHACGHDVHVTCLAGAADLLAAGREHWSGTLVVLFQPAEEVGDGARAMIEDGLFGAVADGAEAGSGAGADGQGRVPTPDVVLAQHVAPLGAGLISYAPGACMAASDSLKITFHGTGGHGSRPETAVDPIVMAAAFVQRLQSVVAREVAPKDRAVVTVGSFQAGDAPNVIPDQAVVQLSVRTFDEDVRGRVLAAIDRIAKAEATASGAPREPESEVLNTFPVTRNDDRTLERVNAAFTDHFGAQRLFGYEPAAGSEDAGLIATAAGAPLYYWWLGGWDPDEFRAAMSSGRLAQDIPSNHSPHFTPVKQPTLTMGVQALTVAALSHLEPAR; from the coding sequence ATGAGCGATAGCGCGCGTGACACCGTACTGGCCCCGCTCGACGCCCGCATGGCGGACCTCGAATCCCTCTACGAAGACCTCCACCGGCACCCCGAACTCGGCTTCCAGGAGTCCCGTACGGCAGCCGAGGCGGCCCGCCGCCTGACCTCGTACGGCTACGAGGTCACCACCGGCATCGGCCGGACGGGCGTGGTCGGCGTGCTGCGCAACGGCCCCGGCCCGGTCGTCCTGCTGCGGGCCGACATGGACGCCCTGCCCGTCACCGAGCGCAGCGGCCTGCCGTACGCCTCCGCCGTCCCCGGCGTCATGCACGCCTGCGGCCACGACGTGCACGTCACCTGCCTGGCGGGCGCCGCCGATCTGCTCGCGGCGGGCCGGGAGCACTGGTCCGGCACGCTGGTCGTGCTCTTCCAGCCCGCCGAGGAGGTCGGCGACGGGGCACGGGCGATGATCGAGGACGGGCTGTTCGGGGCCGTGGCGGACGGTGCCGAGGCCGGTTCTGGTGCCGGCGCCGACGGGCAGGGGCGGGTGCCGACCCCCGACGTGGTGCTCGCCCAGCACGTCGCCCCGCTCGGCGCGGGCCTGATCTCGTACGCCCCCGGCGCCTGTATGGCCGCCTCGGACAGCCTGAAGATCACCTTCCACGGGACCGGCGGCCACGGCTCCCGGCCCGAGACTGCCGTCGACCCGATCGTGATGGCCGCCGCCTTCGTCCAGCGGCTGCAGTCCGTCGTCGCCCGCGAGGTCGCGCCCAAGGACCGCGCCGTCGTCACCGTGGGCTCCTTCCAGGCCGGGGACGCCCCCAACGTCATCCCCGACCAGGCGGTGGTGCAGCTCAGCGTCCGCACCTTCGACGAGGACGTGCGCGGCCGGGTGCTGGCGGCCATCGACCGCATCGCCAAGGCCGAGGCCACCGCGTCCGGCGCGCCGCGCGAGCCGGAGTCCGAGGTGCTGAACACCTTCCCGGTCACCCGCAACGACGACCGGACGCTGGAACGGGTCAACGCCGCCTTCACCGACCACTTCGGCGCCCAGCGGCTGTTCGGCTACGAACCGGCCGCCGGCAGCGAGGACGCCGGACTGATCGCCACGGCCGCCGGCGCGCCGCTCTACTACTGGTGGCTGGGCGGCTGGGACCCGGACGAGTTCCGCGCCGCGATGTCCTCCGGACGCCTCGCGCAGGACATCCCCTCCAACCACTCGCCGCACTTCACCCCGGTCAAGCAGCCCACCCTGACCATGGGCGTCCAGGCGCTCACCGTCGCGGCCCTGAGCCACCTGGAGCCGGCCCGGTGA
- a CDS encoding MerR family transcriptional regulator, with product MTDATTWKVGRLAEASGLTVRTLHHWDTIGLLSPSRRTPGGHREYTEDDAARLYQVLALRSLGLDLETIAVCLDSGVAPLRLVRDHLAEVEESLTALEALRGRLRRLEESLSAGTAPGTPDLLAALEAIGRTGPSADRALRRHLDADQLQVLAARGAALGPAAHYLLRVEWPELYRRAERLRTAGVPAADRRVRRLVARMDELGALFSGGDAGVSAGVREAWRTEVGAEEAGPGSAPGPGTEPRREPGPRQEPEPGAAADGSLNAWAALADYLDAARGVRSTGPRTTTGNDS from the coding sequence ATGACCGACGCCACCACCTGGAAGGTCGGCCGGCTCGCCGAGGCGAGCGGGCTGACCGTCCGGACCCTGCACCACTGGGACACCATCGGGCTGCTCAGCCCGTCCCGCCGCACGCCCGGCGGCCACCGCGAGTACACGGAGGACGACGCCGCCCGCCTCTACCAGGTGCTGGCCCTGCGCAGTCTGGGCCTGGACCTGGAGACCATCGCGGTCTGCCTGGACTCGGGCGTCGCTCCGCTGCGCCTCGTACGGGACCACCTGGCGGAAGTCGAGGAGTCCCTGACCGCCCTGGAAGCGCTGCGCGGGCGGCTGCGGCGGCTGGAGGAGTCACTGTCGGCGGGCACGGCACCGGGCACCCCCGACCTGCTGGCGGCGCTGGAGGCGATCGGCCGCACCGGCCCGTCGGCGGACCGCGCCCTGCGCCGCCACCTGGACGCGGACCAGCTCCAGGTACTCGCGGCGCGCGGCGCGGCGCTGGGACCGGCGGCGCACTACCTGCTGCGGGTGGAGTGGCCGGAGCTGTACCGCCGGGCGGAGCGGCTGCGTACGGCCGGGGTGCCGGCTGCCGATCGGCGCGTACGGCGCCTGGTGGCGCGGATGGACGAGCTGGGCGCGCTGTTCAGCGGCGGGGACGCGGGGGTGTCCGCCGGGGTGCGGGAGGCGTGGCGTACGGAGGTGGGGGCGGAGGAGGCGGGGCCGGGCTCTGCTCCAGGGCCAGGGACGGAGCCACGGCGAGAGCCTGGGCCAAGGCAAGAGCCGGAGCCAGGGGCAGCGGCCGACGGCAGCCTCAACGCCTGGGCGGCGCTGGCGGATTACCTCGACGCGGCGCGCGGGGTGCGCTCCACCGGCCCCCGAACGACCACAGGAAACGATTCATGA
- a CDS encoding TetR/AcrR family transcriptional regulator, translating to MVRRNDERRAALVDAAIEVLAAEGARGLTFRAVDTEAAVPPGTASNYFANRDDLLTQAGARVYERLQPDEATITRQRSATPDRETYAMLMRELVGRVSSFRTGYLALLELRLEATRRPALRAVLTERVRADVDANVAYHQESGLPGDATAVRLLYLAFNWLIVEQLTLPDVFSEAEREELVNAAVDRIVAP from the coding sequence ATGGTCCGCAGGAACGACGAGCGGAGGGCCGCTCTGGTCGACGCCGCGATCGAGGTGCTGGCCGCGGAGGGCGCCCGCGGCCTGACCTTCCGCGCGGTGGACACCGAGGCCGCCGTGCCCCCCGGCACCGCCTCCAACTACTTCGCCAACCGCGACGACCTGCTCACCCAGGCGGGCGCCCGGGTCTACGAACGCCTCCAGCCGGACGAGGCGACGATCACGCGGCAGCGGTCGGCCACGCCCGACCGGGAGACGTACGCGATGCTGATGCGGGAGCTGGTCGGCCGGGTCAGCTCGTTCCGTACCGGGTACCTGGCGCTGCTCGAACTGCGCCTCGAAGCCACCCGCCGCCCCGCACTGCGCGCGGTGCTGACCGAGCGCGTCCGTGCCGACGTCGACGCCAACGTGGCCTACCACCAGGAATCCGGCCTGCCCGGCGACGCGACCGCCGTCCGGCTGCTGTACCTGGCCTTCAACTGGCTCATCGTCGAACAGCTCACCCTGCCCGACGTGTTCTCGGAGGCCGAGCGCGAGGAGCTGGTGAACGCCGCGGTCGACCGCATCGTGGCGCCCTGA
- a CDS encoding MerR family transcriptional regulator, whose translation MRERADGGGTGRLLSIGAFARLARLSPKALRLYDELGLLPPAHVDPANGYRRYAPAQLEHARLVAWLRRLGMPLARIRDVCELAAGPAAEAVSAYWAQTEADTAARRELAAFLVDHLKRKDEDEAMKDISPGTARPGRPLPPPLGIRYAALSDTGLVRESNQDTAYAGDRLLAVADGFGGAGASAGAAAVEALRGLESFDGGVLRPGDLLNVLADAAGQANRSVRGVVPDGAPDHTGTTLTAMLWTGSHLALVHVGDSRAYLLRGGELFQITHDHTHVQSLVEEGRLTPEEAESHPQRALLFRALDGSDGVEPEVGLREARPGDRYLLCSDGLSAVVSFDAVREVLGAAPDPGRAVRDLVALAHDAGAPDNVSCVVADVIAEVPPAVPVDGATDVSAPM comes from the coding sequence GTGAGGGAACGGGCGGACGGCGGGGGAACCGGGCGGCTGCTGAGCATCGGGGCGTTCGCCCGGCTGGCGCGGCTTTCGCCGAAGGCGCTGCGGCTCTACGACGAACTGGGGCTGCTGCCGCCCGCCCACGTCGATCCCGCCAACGGCTACCGGCGCTACGCCCCTGCCCAGTTGGAGCACGCGCGGCTGGTCGCCTGGCTGCGCCGGCTCGGTATGCCACTGGCCCGCATCCGGGACGTGTGCGAGCTGGCCGCGGGCCCCGCCGCCGAGGCGGTGTCGGCGTACTGGGCACAGACCGAGGCGGACACCGCCGCCCGCCGCGAACTGGCGGCCTTCCTCGTCGACCACCTGAAGAGGAAGGACGAGGACGAAGCCATGAAGGACATTTCCCCGGGCACCGCGAGGCCCGGACGACCGCTGCCGCCACCGCTCGGCATCCGTTACGCGGCCCTCTCGGACACCGGGCTGGTCCGGGAGAGCAACCAGGACACCGCCTACGCGGGTGACCGGCTGCTGGCCGTGGCCGACGGCTTCGGCGGGGCCGGGGCGTCCGCCGGGGCCGCGGCCGTCGAGGCGCTGCGCGGCCTGGAGAGCTTCGACGGCGGGGTGCTGCGCCCCGGCGACCTGCTCAACGTACTGGCGGACGCGGCCGGGCAGGCGAACCGTTCCGTACGGGGCGTCGTGCCGGACGGGGCCCCGGACCACACCGGCACCACGCTGACCGCCATGCTCTGGACCGGCTCCCACCTGGCCCTCGTGCACGTGGGTGATTCACGGGCGTACCTGCTGCGCGGCGGCGAGCTGTTCCAGATCACGCACGACCACACCCACGTGCAGTCCCTGGTCGAGGAGGGACGGCTGACGCCCGAGGAAGCCGAGTCGCATCCGCAGCGCGCCCTGCTGTTCCGCGCGCTGGACGGCAGTGACGGCGTCGAACCGGAGGTGGGGCTGCGGGAGGCGCGCCCCGGCGACCGCTATCTGCTCTGCTCGGACGGCCTGTCGGCGGTGGTGTCCTTCGACGCCGTACGGGAGGTGCTCGGCGCGGCCCCCGATCCCGGGCGGGCGGTACGGGACCTGGTGGCGCTGGCGCACGATGCCGGGGCGCCGGACAACGTGAGCTGTGTGGTGGCGGATGTGATCGCGGAGGTGCCGCCGGCCGTGCCGGTGGACGGGGCCACGGACGTGTCGGCGCCCATGTAG